The sequence below is a genomic window from Amycolatopsis sulphurea.
GAAACCGTAGCCACCTACCGCGCGGAACTCTCCACCCTCGAAGCCGCCCTGACCGTCTGGCGGCACACCGAACAGGAGGTCGCCGTCCGCGCCATCGCTCCCCCACCAGACATCGAGGACCCCGACACGCCCGCCTTGCCACCTGTAGTCGTCGCCCCCGTCGACGGCCGGGGCGCACACCGGGGTGGCCCGAACTACGTCGCCGCGATCTGCCGGTGCGAACCCCCGCGACGCATCCGCGCAGCCCGCTCAAGCCTCGAACTCGGCCCGATCACCTGCACGCTCTGCGGAGACCCGTTCATCGAAGCCTGACCGTGTACGCGGTATCTCCCGCGTACACGCCGCAGTCGGCTGCTCCGTCTACGCGGGTACGTCACCACCGTCGTCGCCATCGTCGAGGAGGATCGCCAGCAAGTCGTCGCGCAGCGGCGTGGAGGGCTCCGCCGCGGCAGCGAGCGCGCGCCGACGTACGCGGGACAGCAGGCTTGTGACGTGGTCACGGTCTGCCGTCGACTGGGCGAGCTGCGCGCTCACCGCGTCCACCTGACCCCGCGCACTGACCAACTCGGTCCGTACTTCGCCGATCCGGGACCGGAGTTCGGCATCGCGCACATGGTGTTCGGCGAGAATGTGCTGATTCCTGGCGTCACTGTCGCGCAGCCGGGCACCGGCCGCCTCCAGCTCTGCATTCTGGGCGGTCAGCAGCCGTTCCACGGACTTGCTCTGGTCCTGAAGATCCTGCAGAGCGGCCCGTGCTGCGTCGCGCTCCGCCGTGCGCCCGGAAAGCTCCTCTGCACGCGCCGACACGTCGGCCGTCAACTCTGCGACGCGTTCGCGCAGCTCATCCACGCGCTTGCGGTACGCTCCCGCTTCCTCGGCCGCCTTCGCCGCCCGCTCGGCGACCGCCTGCGCAGTCGCCTCCGCGCGCGCCTGCTCCAGCTGCGCCGCCACTCGCGCCGCAACCGCTCCCTCCGCTGTCGCTTCGGCAGCTCCGCGAGCCTCCTCCGCTGCCCGCGCCTCCGCTACCGCGTCACGCGCTGCCGCTTCCGCTGCCTCGGCCTTCGCTGACGCTTCGTCGCGCTGATGGTCGGCTTCTCGTGCCGCCTGCTCCGCAGCCTCCGCTCGCGCTACCGCCGCGGTGACCTCCGCCCGCAGCCGGGCCGTGATCGTGTCGAGAGCGTTGCTGAGTGTTCGCAGCGGCTCCGCCGCCGCTGCCGCCGCGTTGCCGAACGCCTCGCCGGCGTCTCTCAACGCCGCCGTCGGAACCCCGTCCTCACCCAATGCCTCGCGCAGCGCCGACTCCGCGCCCGCGAGCTGCTTGCAGCTCTTCCCGCCCGGCCACGTCCGCTCCGGACAGAACTCGTACGGACGCCCTCCCCGCGGCCCCGGCGGAGGCAACGCCTGCCGGCATCGCCGAAACCCACACCGAGCCACGCCCGCCTGCTCGACGTCGGGACGAATCTCCTGGTCAACCATGCGATCCAGAGTATCTTGTCAGTTATATATCTAATAACCAGGGTTGCAGTTAATATAACTTCAGATCTTCTGTGCTACAGAACAGAGATTCTGTAGCACAGGTGAAACTGGAACCCGTTGACTACACACTGTGGTATTGTTGTTACTGACAGTGAGGTAGGTGGGCGTGAAAAAGTATGGGCCGCTGAAGATCCGGACTTACAGCCGGACCCGAGTTCAAGGCAGCCGAGACCGCGAGGAGGGGGACGTTAAAGGACGAGCAGACACCGGTGAGCGGACAAGCGACGCGACTGGGCGCGACTCTCGCCGTAAATCTGCGCATCGAATCGAGCATCGATCGTGGCGCCGGCGACCGAGTCGATCTCGTCCGCCGCGCACTTGCCGCCGTTATCTCGCCGCCATCGACGGCGAGCAACCGCGCAGACCGGCACGCCGCCACCCTCAGGGCTTTGGGCGGGCTCCCCGCAGCTGTTCACGAAGCGTGAACGACGTCGACCGGGCGAGCTGTTCGCGTCCATCACCTGGTCGGGCGCCGGGGCGGCCACCTCGTCAGCGTGCCACTCCTGTGCCCGCTGACGGGATCGTGGCCTGCTACCGAGGTGTCGGAGGTGTCAGCCGACCCAAGTAGATGAACGGTACGGTCATCCGGACCACGTTGTTGTCGCCGATGACGTATGTGGCCTGCCCGTAGTCGCTGAAGTCCGCGCACCAGGCGCCGTCGCTTTTGGCTTCCTGTCCGATCTTCCACAGGTTGCTGCTCCGGTGGCCCCTCCAGGCGCGCGAGCGCACGTTTGCCGTCAGGCGGGAGACTGTCCTTCTGCTCTTCGGTGCGCGAGGTGTAGCGGATTTCGTAGTCCACCCGGCCGCCGCCGGTGCTGATCCAGGCGCCGGGTCGCCGTCGGCCTTCAGCCATTCCGCTTCCGAAGCCGTGCACGCGCTCACCTCCTCGTCGAGGTGATGGACGGCTCGGATTCATGATGCAAACTCGAAATGCCAAGGCACCCGAACTCGAAGGCACCCGAACTCGAACGCCGCGTCAGCGAACACCAACAGGCCCTCGATGCCGCTCCCGCCGACGACGTGGCCACCCGATCACTCCGGGTGCCACGTCTCCGCGACGAGGTCGACGGCGCTGCGGGCCGGGTCGCGGGCGGCGTGGTCGTAGACGCCGCGGGTGGTGTCGATGCTGCTGTGGCCGACGTCGGCTTGGACGTGGTCGAGGTTGGCGCCGGCTTCCACGGCTGTGGTGACGTAGAAGTGGCGCAGGGCGTGCGGGTGCAGCGAGTCGGCGACGGTGGCGAGGTCGGCGCCGCTGCCGGCGGCGACGCGGCGGAGTAGCTGCCAGATCGCCTGGCGTTGGAAGCGGCGGCCGGTGCGGGTACGCAGGAGTGGGCGGTCCTCGCCGGCTGCAGTGGTACCGCGGCGGGCGACGGTGGTCGATGGGGTGCCGGCGCGTGTCTGGTAGGTGGCGAGGGCGTCTTCGGCGGGGCGGCTGAGGTAGACGACGCGGGACTTACCGCCTTTGCCGTGAACTCGCAGCGCGCGGCGGCCTCGGGTGACGTGGAGGTCGCGTTCGTCGAGGGCGCACAGTTCGCTCACGCGCAGCCCCAGCGTGAACAGCGTGACGACGGCGGCAGCGCGGGCGGTGTCGACGGGGCTCGCGCCGCGGCGTGGGGCGGCAGCGGCGGCGTGCAAGGCGGCGACCTGGCGTGCGGTGAGTGTGACGGTGGCCGACGTGCTCTGCGTCGCGGCGGTGAGGCCCAGTCGTCGCCGGCTGAGGGCGGCGGGGTTGGCGGTGGCCAGGCCGCACTCGGCGAGGTGGCTGTAGAGAGTCTTGACCGTGGCGAGCATGCGGTCCCGGGTCGCGGGTGCGGCGCCTGCGTCGGTGAGGGCGTCGAGCCAGGCCTTGACGTCGCCGGTGGTGGCGTGGCCGGGGTCGAGCAGGCGGGCAGCGCACCAGCGGAACCAGTGCAGGTGCCGCAGCCGGCCCGGCGCGGCGGGCGGCGGTCCGGAGCGCCGGACCGGCTGCGGTGCGGGGCTGAGTGAGACGCGCAGTGCGGCGGCGTAGGCCGCAAGTGCGTCGTTCCACGCCGCGGTGGTGTCGCCGGGGCGTTGCCAGGCGCGGATTGCGTCGGCGGTGACTGGGAGGCCGAGGCCTTCACCGTACGTGCGGCGGGTGAGCGGGTTGCCGTATCCGCTGAGCCAGTCCGCGATCCCGGCGAGCAGAGCGGCCGGATCTCCGGCGCCGGGCCACTGGTCGAGTTCGGCGGAAACGGCGCCGGGCTCCGCCGTTGCAAGGGCCGTTGCGAGGGCTGAGCCGGCGCCGGACATGATCACCACCCGGCGAGGCTAGCAGCAGAACAGCCACGGCTACGCTAGAAAGATGCTCGACCCGCGAGTCGGCCGCGCCAGAGAAGCGAGTCGGCCCGAGCGGGCGAAACCCGGCGACGAAAGACAGCCGCGCAAAGACACTGACGAAAAGACAGCACCAAGAGACAGCACCGAAAAACACCGCCGAAGGACCGTGAAGGAGAAGCAGTGCCCGACCACCCCGCGCTCACCGCCGATTGCGCGAGCTGTTTCGGGCTGTGCTGCGTGGCGCTGACCTTCACCCGCTCCGCCGACTTCGCCATCGACAAGGCCGCAGGCGACCCGTGCCCCAATCTGCAGGCCGATTTCCGCTGCGGCATCCACGATCGGTTACGCACCAAGGGTTTCGCGGGCTGCACAGGCTACGACTGCTTCGGTGCCGGACAGCAGGTCTCCCAGGTGACGTTCGCGGGGCGGGACTGGCGCACCGCACCGGAGGTGCGGACGGCGATGTTCGCCGCGTTGCCGGTGATGCGGCAGCTTCACGAACTCCTGTGGTACCTGACCGAGGCCCGTGCCCTGCCGACAAGCCGGGAGATCCACGCCGAACTCGACGCGGCGATCGCTGCGGTCGCCGCACGCACCGATGTCGCGCCCGACGAGTTGCTTGCGACCGACGTGGCTGGGGAGCGGGCGAGGACCGGGGCGTTGCTCACCCGGACCAGTGAACTTGCCCGCGCGCAAGTCCGGGGCAGGAAGAAGGATCGGCGTGGCGCCGACCTGATGGGTGCACGGCTGGCCGGTGCCGACCTGCGTGGAACGAACCTGCGTGGTGCCTATCTGATCGCGGCCGATCTTCAGGGCGCGGACCTGCGTCAGGCTGATCTGCTCGGCGCCGATCTGCGGGACGCCGACGTCCGTGGTGCCGACTTCACCGGCAGTCTCTTCCTCACCCAGGCCCAGATCAACACCGCCCGCGGCGACGATCGCACCCGTCTGCCCGCGCGGCCGGCCCGGCCCACACATTGGTGATCAAAGCCCGAACGGTGTGACACCGGTGAGTTCGGCGCTGGCTGTCCACACTGCGGCCGCCAACGCCGTGTCCGCCAGGATCCCCCGCACCGGCTCGCTGCGCGGTGCGCCGTGCAGGCCGAACATCCGCAGCTCACCGCCGTGTACCGACGGGTCACACAGCCCGCACGGCAGGCCACGCGCTCGCGTGTTTCCCCTGCAGGAACAGTCCGGCGGGTAACCCCCGCTCAGCAGCGCGCCGACCGTCCGGGTACAGACCGGAGGGCGGGACGGCGTCAACGAATCCAGCGCCCCACCGGGATGGTTCACCACGCTTATCGTGGACAGGCCTGCCGCCCGCAACCGGCGGTCGAGTCCGAAAGCGACAGCACTTGCGCGAGCTTCGACCTTGCGTAGGCGGCTTTCGGCCAGTAGCCGCGGGTGAACGGCAGGTCGTCGAGAGCGAGGTCCGCGCTCTTCGCGAGGAAACTGCCGGTGGTGACGACCCGCCCGGCAGGAGCGGCCGGCAACAACCCCCAGCGTTGCGCGGGTACGCCCGGACACTTTGGACGGGCGGCGAAACCAGCCTCGCCGAAGCGATCATCGAGCAGGCCGGACCCTGTCGGTGCGGCTGTTCACCCGATACGTGCTGGAAATCCCCGATCTGGCCGGCGTCGAGCCGGATCCGGCTCGACGCACTCGACGCGGCGTTCGCGCACCTCCGGCGAGGCGGGCCGGAGCC
It includes:
- a CDS encoding response regulator receiver protein, whose product is MVDQEIRPDVEQAGVARCGFRRCRQALPPPGPRGGRPYEFCPERTWPGGKSCKQLAGAESALREALGEDGVPTAALRDAGEAFGNAAAAAAEPLRTLSNALDTITARLRAEVTAAVARAEAAEQAAREADHQRDEASAKAEAAEAAARDAVAEARAAEEARGAAEATAEGAVAARVAAQLEQARAEATAQAVAERAAKAAEEAGAYRKRVDELRERVAELTADVSARAEELSGRTAERDAARAALQDLQDQSKSVERLLTAQNAELEAAGARLRDSDARNQHILAEHHVRDAELRSRIGEVRTELVSARGQVDAVSAQLAQSTADRDHVTSLLSRVRRRALAAAAEPSTPLRDDLLAILLDDGDDGGDVPA
- a CDS encoding tyrosine-type recombinase/integrase, with product MSGAGSALATALATAEPGAVSAELDQWPGAGDPAALLAGIADWLSGYGNPLTRRTYGEGLGLPVTADAIRAWQRPGDTTAAWNDALAAYAAALRVSLSPAPQPVRRSGPPPAAPGRLRHLHWFRWCAARLLDPGHATTGDVKAWLDALTDAGAAPATRDRMLATVKTLYSHLAECGLATANPAALSRRRLGLTAATQSTSATVTLTARQVAALHAAAAAPRRGASPVDTARAAAVVTLFTLGLRVSELCALDERDLHVTRGRRALRVHGKGGKSRVVYLSRPAEDALATYQTRAGTPSTTVARRGTTAAGEDRPLLRTRTGRRFQRQAIWQLLRRVAAGSGADLATVADSLHPHALRHFYVTTAVEAGANLDHVQADVGHSSIDTTRGVYDHAARDPARSAVDLVAETWHPE
- a CDS encoding pentapeptide repeat-containing protein, yielding MPDHPALTADCASCFGLCCVALTFTRSADFAIDKAAGDPCPNLQADFRCGIHDRLRTKGFAGCTGYDCFGAGQQVSQVTFAGRDWRTAPEVRTAMFAALPVMRQLHELLWYLTEARALPTSREIHAELDAAIAAVAARTDVAPDELLATDVAGERARTGALLTRTSELARAQVRGRKKDRRGADLMGARLAGADLRGTNLRGAYLIAADLQGADLRQADLLGADLRDADVRGADFTGSLFLTQAQINTARGDDRTRLPARPARPTHW